A section of the Anabaena cylindrica PCC 7122 genome encodes:
- the dnaB gene encoding replicative DNA helicase: MAEELSFQGDGSNRLPPQNIEAEEAILGGILLDPEAIGRIRDRLAPEAFYISAHRDIYQAAIALHAQNKPTDLLSLTSWLTDNDKLTRIGGRNKLATLVDRTVSAVNIDALAGLVTEKYLRRQLIKAGNEVVHLGYETETELPIVLDQAEQKVFGVTQERPQSGLVHISDTLINAFQEIETRHQGIALPGIPCGFYDLDAMTSGFQRSDLIIIAGRPSMGKCLSYDSEIVLADGQITTIEELYNQRQGSLLTLNNDWKFTFTQPSAFVDDGIKPVFRVTTRLGRSIETTITHPYLTINGWQRLENLKIGDKIAVPRKIDVFGKETLRECEVKLLGYLIGDGGLTNSTPRFTNSNPLLQADFSQAITDFGGLSVRCEDSQGQRTPSLCVRGNLEFIATQRELFAESLKTAISSRSLSAKQLSHELGVSPSLLCMWQKGECVPNLNTFQLLCKTLNMELEEFAPHGFTSISQSSKNVLTIWLEKLGLWGKDAHAKTIPKIIFKLEKSQISLFLNRLFATDGWATLLASGQSQLGYATVSEKLARQIQHLLLRFGIIATLKKRSVKYNNTRRPAWQLDITDALSIKTFISEIGIFGKEEALAKVTAAISTKRYQTNRDLIPVDIWEQIAVAKGSETWNSLAYRVGIKGYSNMHVGKRSLRRERLWILATALDNLSLQQLASSDIYWDEIVAIDAVGNKQVYDLTIPETHNFVANDVCVHNTAFCLNLAHNIAAGYKLPVAVFSLEMSKEQLVQRLLASEAGIESGYLRSGRISQTQWEPLSRAIGMLSEMPIFIDDTANITVTQMRSQARRLQAEQNTELGLIVIDYLQLMEGGGDNRVQELSRITRSLKGLARELSVPVIALSQLSRGVEARTNKRPMLSDLRESGSIEQDADLVIMLYRDEYYSPDTPDRGITEVIVAKHRNGPTGTIKLLFDPQFTKFKNLARPNY; the protein is encoded by the coding sequence ATGGCTGAAGAACTGAGTTTTCAAGGTGATGGTAGCAATCGTTTACCACCCCAAAACATCGAAGCAGAAGAAGCGATTTTGGGGGGTATCTTACTAGATCCAGAAGCAATAGGTCGAATTCGCGATCGCTTGGCTCCCGAAGCATTTTATATTAGCGCCCACAGAGACATCTATCAAGCTGCGATCGCTCTCCATGCCCAAAATAAGCCCACAGATCTCCTTTCCCTCACCAGTTGGCTGACTGATAACGATAAACTGACCCGCATTGGTGGCAGAAACAAATTAGCCACTTTAGTAGACCGCACTGTCTCAGCAGTCAACATTGATGCCTTAGCAGGATTAGTCACAGAAAAATACCTGCGACGACAATTAATCAAAGCTGGTAATGAAGTTGTCCATCTTGGTTACGAAACCGAAACCGAATTACCAATTGTCCTCGACCAAGCCGAACAGAAAGTTTTTGGTGTTACTCAAGAACGTCCTCAATCAGGTTTAGTTCACATTTCCGATACCCTGATTAATGCCTTCCAGGAAATTGAAACTCGTCATCAAGGCATTGCATTACCCGGTATTCCCTGCGGTTTTTATGATTTAGATGCCATGACCAGTGGTTTTCAGCGTTCTGATTTAATTATCATCGCTGGCAGGCCATCAATGGGAAAATGCCTCAGTTACGACTCAGAAATCGTCCTAGCTGATGGGCAAATTACCACAATTGAAGAATTGTACAACCAACGTCAAGGTTCTTTATTGACGTTAAACAACGATTGGAAATTCACCTTTACCCAACCATCTGCCTTTGTAGATGACGGCATCAAACCTGTTTTTCGGGTAACAACTCGCTTGGGTAGGTCGATTGAAACTACCATTACCCACCCATATTTAACTATTAACGGCTGGCAAAGGCTAGAAAATCTGAAAATTGGTGATAAAATTGCCGTCCCTCGTAAAATTGATGTTTTTGGTAAAGAAACCCTCCGGGAATGCGAAGTCAAGTTATTAGGTTACTTGATTGGTGATGGTGGTTTAACTAACAGCACTCCAAGATTTACAAATAGCAACCCGTTACTACAAGCAGATTTTTCTCAAGCCATTACTGACTTTGGTGGTTTATCAGTAAGATGTGAAGATTCCCAAGGTCAAAGGACACCATCATTGTGTGTTCGAGGAAATTTAGAATTTATTGCTACTCAAAGAGAGTTGTTTGCCGAAAGCCTCAAAACCGCCATTAGTTCTCGTTCATTATCAGCTAAACAATTAAGCCATGAACTAGGCGTAAGTCCATCTTTACTTTGTATGTGGCAAAAAGGAGAATGTGTACCGAATTTAAACACTTTTCAGCTATTATGTAAAACTCTAAACATGGAGTTAGAGGAATTTGCACCTCATGGATTTACTAGTATCAGCCAGTCTAGTAAAAATGTTTTAACAATTTGGTTGGAAAAATTAGGTTTGTGGGGGAAAGATGCTCATGCTAAAACTATCCCCAAAATTATATTTAAATTAGAAAAATCACAAATCTCCTTATTCCTTAACCGTCTATTTGCTACAGATGGTTGGGCTACATTACTCGCTAGTGGACAATCACAGTTAGGCTATGCAACAGTCAGCGAGAAACTAGCAAGACAGATTCAACATCTGTTATTAAGATTTGGCATTATTGCCACCTTGAAAAAGCGCTCTGTAAAATATAATAATACTCGTAGACCTGCTTGGCAATTAGATATTACTGATGCCTTATCTATCAAGACTTTTATTTCAGAAATTGGTATTTTCGGTAAAGAAGAGGCATTAGCAAAGGTTACAGCAGCAATATCTACAAAAAGATATCAAACTAATCGTGACCTTATTCCTGTAGACATTTGGGAACAAATAGCAGTAGCCAAAGGTAGTGAAACTTGGAATAGTTTAGCTTACCGTGTGGGCATTAAAGGCTATAGCAATATGCACGTTGGTAAACGATCTTTAAGGAGAGAAAGATTGTGGATTTTAGCTACTGCCTTAGATAATTTATCACTTCAACAATTAGCAAGTAGTGATATTTATTGGGATGAAATCGTTGCTATTGATGCCGTAGGTAACAAGCAAGTTTATGATTTAACTATTCCAGAAACACACAATTTTGTTGCTAATGATGTTTGTGTACACAATACTGCCTTCTGTCTTAACCTAGCTCATAATATTGCGGCTGGTTATAAATTACCTGTTGCTGTTTTCAGTTTAGAAATGTCCAAAGAACAGCTAGTACAGCGATTATTAGCTAGTGAAGCGGGAATTGAAAGTGGTTATTTACGGAGTGGACGCATTAGCCAAACCCAGTGGGAACCTTTAAGCCGTGCCATTGGGATGCTTTCGGAAATGCCTATTTTTATTGACGATACCGCAAATATTACAGTTACACAAATGCGGAGTCAAGCGCGACGACTCCAAGCCGAACAGAATACAGAACTGGGCTTAATAGTTATAGATTACTTGCAATTGATGGAAGGTGGCGGGGATAATCGGGTACAGGAATTATCAAGAATCACGCGATCGCTCAAAGGTTTAGCTCGTGAGTTATCTGTCCCAGTTATCGCCCTATCTCAGTTAAGTCGAGGTGTAGAAGCCCGTACCAATAAACGCCCGATGTTATCTGATTTACGTGAATCGGGATCGATCGAACAAGATGCGGATTTAGTGATCATGCTTTATCGTGATGAATATTACTCACCGGATACCCCAGATCGCGGAATTACAGAAGTTATAGTAGCTAAACACCGCAATGGACCAACTGGGACTATTAAACTTTTATTTGATCCACAATTTACAAAATTCAAAAACTTAGCTAGACCAAATTATTAA
- a CDS encoding Calx-beta domain-containing protein — MIINGTANNDELYAQQGDEVFGFEGEDTLYAEGILGNNTLNGGEGNDFLSVVEGENNTLNGGNGNDRLFVVEGNNNTLNGDAGDDELYVIEGSFNTLKGGIGNDFLKTSSLTGNNTLEGGEGHDTLIGYLSSDRLFGDAGDDSLYAGKQGSQMTGGAGLDRFYFGNGSVPDVPAEVLDFTTSVDKVVIAGIPQVQNFEDIILVQDGNDTIVKALIDGSERSFGILKNVNKDTLTAEDFDFIVPVFSITGASAVEGNAITFTITRTGDILIDQTVTVSTSIGTASSSDFISKTQEFTFTQGETHKTFTVDTIQDALFEGNETFTVTLSNSTNGSVISSTNGTAQGTITNDDAAPVFAIASASALEGNAIAFTITRTGDAQASQSVTVSTSIATGDTASTSDFTTNTQTLTFAQGETQKTFTVQTNEDQLFEGNETFTVTLSNSTNGAVISSTNGTAQGTITNDDAVAVFAIASASALEGNAIAFTITRTGDAQASQSVTVSTSIATGDTASTSDFTTNTQTLTFAQGETQKTFTVQTNEDQLFEGNETFTVTLSNSTNGAVISSTNGTAQGTITNDDAVAVFAIASASALEGNAISFTITRTGDAQASQNITVSTSVATGDTASTSDFTAKTETLTFAVGETQKTFTVATTEDFRVEENETFTVNLSNATNSATISSTNGTAKGTINDDDISLAVITNNSIFNIKGTGNTVRLKATLIERNSSFVNELGVFIVDDADGRINGLAPGQQGYNEAALERAKSQGKSIFSAITNIPNGFNTVDLIRLLEFDSGNYLKFFLVKDGTIDSFRAGLTQTTNILFADSSTQIITQEEDSFTISWKESTTITEFNSLKVKIESTDESLTLGTALQGENQAELIDLTDITGLVKADFSVFREAAYNNEVYFYEIDNAQGQISGLQATSANRANYLQAAINNLIKDAETGETIKFAVSNQGQFTDSAMIAGGSILAPMIIINGTLSQLTDNNTSNDPQVYFPYLGVNSDGIDHIRLLADNTFGFEDLPNGGDFDYNDLIIKFDFNIV, encoded by the coding sequence ATGATCATTAACGGTACTGCCAATAACGATGAATTATATGCTCAACAGGGTGATGAAGTCTTTGGCTTTGAAGGTGAAGACACCCTATATGCTGAAGGTATTTTGGGCAATAATACGCTTAATGGAGGAGAAGGTAATGATTTTCTGAGTGTGGTAGAGGGTGAAAATAATACGCTTAATGGTGGTAATGGCAACGATCGCTTATTTGTAGTAGAAGGAAACAATAACACACTTAATGGTGATGCTGGAGATGATGAGCTTTATGTCATAGAAGGCAGCTTTAATACCCTCAAAGGTGGGATTGGAAATGATTTTCTGAAGACATCTAGCCTAACCGGCAACAATACTCTAGAAGGTGGTGAAGGTCATGATACTCTGATTGGGTATTTATCGAGCGATCGCTTATTTGGCGATGCTGGAGATGATTCCCTATACGCTGGTAAACAAGGAAGTCAAATGACTGGCGGTGCTGGATTAGACCGCTTTTATTTTGGTAATGGTTCAGTTCCTGATGTCCCAGCAGAAGTATTAGATTTTACAACAAGTGTAGATAAAGTTGTCATTGCTGGCATCCCTCAAGTCCAGAATTTTGAAGATATCATCCTAGTGCAGGATGGGAATGACACAATTGTCAAAGCTTTGATCGATGGTTCTGAAAGAAGTTTTGGTATTTTAAAGAACGTCAATAAAGATACTCTTACAGCAGAAGACTTCGACTTTATCGTTCCTGTTTTCTCGATTACTGGCGCTTCCGCAGTTGAAGGTAACGCTATAACTTTCACCATTACCCGTACTGGTGATATTTTAATTGACCAAACAGTAACTGTATCCACATCTATAGGTACAGCTAGTTCCAGTGACTTCATTTCTAAAACCCAGGAGTTTACCTTTACTCAAGGAGAAACCCACAAAACCTTTACTGTTGACACAATTCAAGATGCCCTATTCGAGGGTAATGAAACTTTCACTGTCACCTTGAGTAATTCTACTAATGGTTCAGTGATTAGTTCTACCAATGGTACAGCCCAGGGAACTATTACCAATGATGATGCAGCGCCTGTATTTGCGATCGCATCAGCTTCAGCATTAGAAGGAAATGCGATCGCTTTCACCATCACTCGCACAGGAGATGCCCAAGCTTCCCAAAGCGTGACTGTATCCACATCTATAGCCACAGGAGATACAGCCAGCACTTCTGACTTCACCACTAATACTCAAACTCTAACTTTTGCTCAGGGTGAGACTCAGAAAACTTTTACCGTTCAAACCAATGAGGATCAATTGTTTGAGGGTAATGAAACCTTTACTGTCACCTTGAGTAATTCTACTAACGGTGCGGTTATTAGTTCTACCAATGGTACAGCCCAGGGAACTATTACCAATGATGATGCAGTAGCCGTATTTGCGATCGCATCAGCTTCAGCATTAGAAGGAAATGCGATCGCTTTCACCATCACTCGTACAGGAGATGCCCAAGCTTCCCAAAGCGTGACTGTATCCACATCTATAGCCACAGGAGATACAGCCAGCACTTCTGACTTCACCACTAATACTCAAACTCTAACTTTCGCTCAGGGTGAGACTCAGAAAACTTTTACCGTTCAAACTAATGAGGATCAATTGTTTGAGGGTAATGAAACCTTTACTGTCACCTTGAGTAATTCTACTAACGGTGCGGTTATTAGTTCTACCAATGGTACAGCCCAGGGAACTATTACCAATGATGATGCAGTAGCCGTATTTGCGATCGCATCAGCTTCAGCATTAGAAGGAAATGCGATCTCTTTCACCATCACTCGTACAGGAGATGCCCAAGCTTCCCAAAACATAACTGTATCGACATCTGTAGCTACAGGAGATACAGCCAGTACTTCTGACTTCACGGCTAAAACCGAAACTCTCACCTTTGCTGTTGGTGAAACTCAGAAAACCTTCACAGTAGCAACCACTGAAGATTTCCGAGTGGAAGAAAATGAAACTTTCACCGTGAACTTAAGTAATGCTACAAACAGTGCAACTATTAGTTCTACAAATGGTACAGCCAAAGGAACTATAAACGACGACGATATTTCCCTAGCCGTTATCACTAACAACAGCATCTTTAACATCAAAGGAACTGGTAATACAGTCAGACTCAAAGCCACTCTCATAGAACGCAATTCTAGTTTTGTTAATGAACTAGGTGTATTTATTGTTGACGATGCAGATGGTAGAATTAACGGTCTTGCACCAGGACAACAAGGTTACAACGAAGCAGCTTTAGAAAGAGCTAAAAGCCAAGGTAAAAGCATTTTTTCTGCTATTACCAATATTCCCAATGGGTTTAATACCGTTGATTTAATACGCCTACTAGAATTTGACTCTGGTAATTACTTGAAATTCTTTTTAGTAAAAGACGGTACAATCGACTCCTTCAGAGCTGGACTCACTCAAACCACCAACATTTTATTTGCTGATTCTTCAACCCAAATCATCACACAAGAAGAAGACAGTTTCACTATTTCCTGGAAAGAAAGCACCACTATTACAGAATTCAATTCTCTAAAAGTTAAGATTGAATCCACTGATGAATCCTTAACTCTAGGTACAGCACTACAAGGGGAAAACCAAGCAGAACTAATTGATTTAACAGATATAACAGGTCTGGTAAAAGCAGATTTTTCTGTCTTTCGGGAAGCCGCATACAATAACGAAGTTTACTTTTATGAAATAGATAATGCTCAGGGACAAATTAGCGGATTACAAGCAACTTCAGCTAATAGAGCAAATTACCTACAAGCAGCAATCAATAATCTGATTAAAGATGCAGAGACTGGTGAAACAATCAAATTCGCTGTTTCTAACCAAGGTCAATTCACAGACAGCGCCATGATTGCAGGTGGTTCAATATTAGCTCCCATGATCATTATCAATGGCACCCTATCTCAGCTAACTGATAACAACACCAGTAATGATCCTCAAGTTTACTTCCCCTATTTGGGAGTAAATTCCGATGGAATAGACCACATTCGCTTGTTAGCAGATAACACCTTTGGTTTTGAAGATCTACCAAATGGAGGCGATTTTGATTACAATGATCTGATTATCAAGTTTGATTTCAACATCGTTTAG
- a CDS encoding phasin family protein: MDSNNWLEQLMMLGIGTTSLVADKLRQVSDELVKDGKLNPEQAKAVMDDIVQQLKSDQGNWEVQMQRQMRNMMQDLGVARQSEVDELRGRIDRLERQVRDLENKLWR; encoded by the coding sequence ATGGATAGCAACAACTGGTTAGAACAGCTGATGATGCTGGGTATTGGTACAACCTCTTTGGTAGCAGATAAACTACGGCAAGTCAGTGACGAACTCGTGAAGGATGGTAAGCTCAATCCTGAGCAAGCTAAAGCAGTCATGGACGACATTGTACAGCAGTTAAAGTCAGATCAAGGTAACTGGGAAGTGCAAATGCAAAGACAAATGCGAAATATGATGCAAGATTTGGGAGTTGCACGTCAGTCAGAAGTAGATGAACTGCGAGGAAGAATTGATCGTTTAGAGCGTCAGGTACGTGATTTAGAAAATAAGCTTTGGCGTTAA
- a CDS encoding FKBP-type peptidyl-prolyl cis-trans isomerase: protein MKGILLSVVFMLVCVVALVLAQVGGKQETDIAAKLTQTPSAATVVIAENNTLIASKIMSDEKVVTTPSGLKYVELAQGSGATPEKGKTVVVHYTGTLEDGTKFDSSRDRGQPFSFKIGIGQVIKGWDEGLSTMKVGDRRKLIIPSELGYGASGAGNVIPPYSTLIFDVELLEIK, encoded by the coding sequence TTGAAAGGAATTTTATTGAGCGTGGTGTTCATGCTCGTGTGTGTTGTGGCTTTAGTTTTGGCGCAAGTCGGTGGTAAACAAGAGACTGATATTGCTGCTAAATTAACCCAAACACCTTCAGCAGCCACTGTTGTAATTGCAGAAAATAATACTCTGATAGCGAGCAAGATTATGTCTGATGAGAAAGTCGTGACTACTCCCTCTGGACTGAAGTACGTTGAATTAGCACAGGGAAGTGGCGCAACTCCTGAGAAGGGAAAAACGGTTGTAGTTCACTATACTGGTACTTTGGAAGATGGGACTAAATTTGATAGTTCACGCGATCGCGGCCAACCCTTCAGTTTCAAAATTGGGATCGGACAGGTAATTAAAGGTTGGGATGAAGGACTCAGCACTATGAAAGTAGGTGATCGTCGGAAGTTAATTATCCCCTCAGAGTTAGGTTACGGTGCTAGTGGTGCTGGTAATGTAATTCCACCCTACTCTACTCTAATTTTTGATGTGGAATTGTTGGAGATTAAGTAA